Proteins encoded within one genomic window of Acomys russatus chromosome 5, mAcoRus1.1, whole genome shotgun sequence:
- the Sdhaf2 gene encoding succinate dehydrogenase assembly factor 2, mitochondrial, producing MAVVTLIPTLARVLSKHILLPPLLSVTSSRRFYRGDSPTDSQKDMIEIPLPPWQERTDESIETKRARLLYESRKRGMLENCILLSLFAKEYLHNMTEKQLNLYDRLINEPSNDWDIYYWATEAKPAPEIFENEVMELLREFAKNKNKEQRLRAPDLEYLFEKPR from the exons ATGGCGGTGGTCACCTTGATCCCGACGCTGGCGCGG GTACTGTCAAAGCACATCCTGCTGCCTCCTTTGCTTAGTGTGACATCATCCAGACGCTTCTACAGAGGTGACAGCCCAACAGATTCTCAAAAAGACATGATTGAAATCCCTTTGCCTccatggcaggagagaactgatgaGTCCATAGAAACCAAAAGAGCTCGCCTACTCTATGAGAGCAGAAAGAGAGGGATGCTGGAGAACTGCATCCTCCTTAG CCTCTTTGCTAAAGAGTATCTGCACAACATGACAGAGAAGCAGCTGAACCTCTACGACCGCCTGATTAATGAGCCTAGCAATGATTGGGATATCTACTACTGGGCCACAG AAGCAAAACCAGCCccagaaatatttgaaaatgaagtcATGGAACTGCTGAGAGAGTtcgccaaaaacaaaaacaaggagcaGCGACTGCGTGCCCCAGATCTGGAATACCTCTTTGAAAAACCTCGTTAA